A window of the Camelus ferus isolate YT-003-E chromosome 22, BCGSAC_Cfer_1.0, whole genome shotgun sequence genome harbors these coding sequences:
- the SLC25A42 gene encoding mitochondrial coenzyme A transporter SLC25A42 isoform X3, with the protein MDPGSGAFTFRPAGLAQAEKEAFRLIYFTYLNEGFLSLWRGNSATMVRVVPYAAIQFSAHEEYKRILGRYYGFRGEALPPWPRLLAGALAGTTAASLTYPLDLVRARMAVTPKEMYSNIFHVFIRISREEGLKTLYHGFVPTVLGVIPYAGLSFFTYETLKSLHREYSGRQQPYPFERMIFGACAGLIGQSASYPLDVVRRRMQTAGVTGHQRTSIVRTMHTIVREEGVVRGLYKGLSMNWLKGPIAVGISFTTFDLMQILLRHLQS; encoded by the exons ATGGACCCCGGCTCTGGGGCCTTCACCTTCCGCCCTGCTGGGCTGGcgcaggcagagaag GAGGCCTTCCGGCTCATCTACTTCACCTACCTCAACGAAGGCTTCCTCAGCCTGTGGCGCGGAAACTCGGCCACCATGGTGCGCGTGGTGCCCTACGCAGCCATCCAGTTCAGCGCGCACGAGGAGTACAAGCGCATCCTGGGCCGTTACTACGGCTTCCGCGGAGA agccctgcctccctggccccgCCTCCTCGCCGGTGCACTGGCTGGAACCACAGCCGCTTCACTGACGTACCCCCTGGACCTGGTCAGAGCACGGATGGCCGTGACCCCAAAGGAAAT GTACAGCAACATCTTTCATGTCTTCATCCGCATCTCCCGAGAAGAGGGGCTGAAGACTCTATACCACGGCTTCGTTCCCACGGTCCTGGGGGTCATTCCCTACGCCGGCCTGAGCTTCTTCACCTACGAGACGCTCAAGAGCCTACACAGAG agtACAGCGGCCGCCAGCAGCCCTACCCCTTTGAGCGCATGATCTTCGGGGCCTGCGCCGGCCTTATTGGGCAGTCAGCTTCTTACCCACTGGATGTGGTGCGGCGGCGCATGCAGACAGCCGGCGTCACAGGCCACCAGCGCACCTCCATCGTGCGCACCATGCACACCATTGTGCGGGAGGAGGGTGTGGTGCGCGGCCTCTACAAGGGCCTGAGCATGAACTGGCTCAAGGGTCCCATCGCGGTGGGCATCAGCTTCACCACCTTCGACCTCATGCAGATCCTGCTGCGGCATCTGCAGAGCTAG
- the TMEM161A gene encoding transmembrane protein 161A isoform X2, whose product MAVLGVQLVVTLLTATLMHRLAPHCSFARWLLCNGSLFRYKHPSEEELRALAGKQKPRGKKERWANGYSEEKPLSVPRDTPFQLETCPLTAVDALVLRFFLEYQWFVDFAVYSGGVYLFTEAYYYALGPAKETNIAVFWCLLTVAFSIKVFLTVTRLYFSAEEGGERSVCLTFAFLFLLLAMLVQVVQEETLELGLEPGLASMTQNLDPLLKTQGWDWTLPLAKLAIRVGLAVVGSMLGAFLTFPGLRLAQTHHDALTMSEDRPMLQFLLHTSFLSPLFVLWLWTKPIARDFLHQAPLGSTSFCLLSDSAFDSLRLWVLVALCLLRLGVTRPHLQAYLCLAKARVEQLRREAGRIEAREIQRRVVRVYCYVTVVSLQYLTPLILTLNCTLLLKTLGGYSWGLGPVPSLSPTPSSISDGLVSPEEDEAQQTAALIAGALGSLLTPLFLRGVLSFLIWWIAACQLLSSLFGLYFHQHLVGS is encoded by the exons ATG GCTGTCCTTGGAGTGCAGCTGGTAGTGACGCTGCTCACTGCCACCCTCATGCACAGGCTGGCGCCTCACTGCTCCTTTGCACGCTGGCTGCTCTGCAATGGGAG TCTCTTCCGGTACAAGCACCCTTCCGAGGAAGAGCTTCGGGCCCTGGCGGGGAAGCAGAAGCCCAGAGGCAAGAAGGAGCG GTGGGCCAATGGCTATAGTGAGGAGAAGCCGTTGTCTGTGCCCCGGGACACCCCCTTCCAGCTGGAGACCTGCCCCCTCACAGCCGTTGATGCCCTGG TCCTGCGCTTCTTCCTGGAGTACCAGTGGTTTGTGGACTTCGCCGTGTACTCGGGCGGCGTGTACCTCTTCACAGAGGCCTACTACTATGCGCTGGGCCCGGCCAAGGAGACCAACATCGCGGTGTTCTGGTGTCTGCTCACCGTCGCCTTCTCTAT CAAGGTGTTCCTGACGGTCACCCGACTGTACTTCAGTGCGGAGGAGGGGGGTGAGCGCTCCGTCTGCTTGACATTTGCCTTCCTCTTCCTACTCCTGGCCATGCTGGTGCAGGTGGTACAGGAGGAGACCCTCGAGCTCGGTCTGGAGCCAG gcctggccagtATGACCCAGAACTTGGATCCACTTCTGAAGACACAGGGCTGGGACTGGAC tcTTCCTCTGGCCAAGCTGGCCATCCGCGTGGGGCTGGCAGTGGTGGGCTCCATGCTGGGCGCCTTCCTCACCTTCCCAGGCCTGCGGCTGGCTCAGACGCACCATGATGCGCTGACCATGTCAGAAGACCGGCCCATGCTGCA GTTCCTCCTGCACACCAGCTTCCTGTCCCCGCTGTTTGTACTGTGGCTCTGGACCAAGCCCATTGCACGGGACTTTCTGCACCAGGCGCCCCTTGGGAGCACGTCCTTCTGTCT GCTGTCGGACTCGGCCTTCGACTCGCTGCGCCTCTGGGTGCTGGTGGCGCTGTGCCTGCTACGGCTGGGGGTGACCCGGCCCCACCTGCAGGCCTACCTGTGCCTGGCCAAGGCCCGCGTGGAGCAGCTGAGGAGGGAGGCGGGCCGCATTGAGGCCCGCGAGATCCAGCGGCGG GTGGTGCGGGTGTACTGCTACGTGACGGTTGTGAGCCTGCAGTACCTAACGCCGCTCATCCTCACCCTCAACTGCACGCTACTGCTCAAGACGCTGG GCGGCTACTCCTGGGGCTTGGGCCCGGTCCCCTCGCTGTCCCCCACCCCGTCCTCAATCAGCGATGGCCTGGTCAGCCCCGAAGAGGACGAGGCCCAGCAGACGGCGGCCCTGATCGCcggggccctgggcagcctgcTCACACCCCTCTTCCTCCGAGGtgtcctctccttcctcatctgGTGGATCGCCGCCTGCCAACTGCTCTCCAGCCTCTTCGGCCTGTACTTCCACCAGCACTTGGTGGGCTCCTAG
- the TMEM161A gene encoding transmembrane protein 161A isoform X3 — protein sequence MPLGPGTALPPATCLFRYKHPSEEELRALAGKQKPRGKKERWANGYSEEKPLSVPRDTPFQLETCPLTAVDALVLRFFLEYQWFVDFAVYSGGVYLFTEAYYYALGPAKETNIAVFWCLLTVAFSIKVFLTVTRLYFSAEEGGERSVCLTFAFLFLLLAMLVQVVQEETLELGLEPGLASMTQNLDPLLKTQGWDWTLPLAKLAIRVGLAVVGSMLGAFLTFPGLRLAQTHHDALTMSEDRPMLQFLLHTSFLSPLFVLWLWTKPIARDFLHQAPLGSTSFCLLSDSAFDSLRLWVLVALCLLRLGVTRPHLQAYLCLAKARVEQLRREAGRIEAREIQRRVVRVYCYVTVVSLQYLTPLILTLNCTLLLKTLGGYSWGLGPVPSLSPTPSSISDGLVSPEEDEAQQTAALIAGALGSLLTPLFLRGVLSFLIWWIAACQLLSSLFGLYFHQHLVGS from the exons ATGCCCCTGGGTCCGGGCACAGCGCTCCCTCCAGCAACATG TCTCTTCCGGTACAAGCACCCTTCCGAGGAAGAGCTTCGGGCCCTGGCGGGGAAGCAGAAGCCCAGAGGCAAGAAGGAGCG GTGGGCCAATGGCTATAGTGAGGAGAAGCCGTTGTCTGTGCCCCGGGACACCCCCTTCCAGCTGGAGACCTGCCCCCTCACAGCCGTTGATGCCCTGG TCCTGCGCTTCTTCCTGGAGTACCAGTGGTTTGTGGACTTCGCCGTGTACTCGGGCGGCGTGTACCTCTTCACAGAGGCCTACTACTATGCGCTGGGCCCGGCCAAGGAGACCAACATCGCGGTGTTCTGGTGTCTGCTCACCGTCGCCTTCTCTAT CAAGGTGTTCCTGACGGTCACCCGACTGTACTTCAGTGCGGAGGAGGGGGGTGAGCGCTCCGTCTGCTTGACATTTGCCTTCCTCTTCCTACTCCTGGCCATGCTGGTGCAGGTGGTACAGGAGGAGACCCTCGAGCTCGGTCTGGAGCCAG gcctggccagtATGACCCAGAACTTGGATCCACTTCTGAAGACACAGGGCTGGGACTGGAC tcTTCCTCTGGCCAAGCTGGCCATCCGCGTGGGGCTGGCAGTGGTGGGCTCCATGCTGGGCGCCTTCCTCACCTTCCCAGGCCTGCGGCTGGCTCAGACGCACCATGATGCGCTGACCATGTCAGAAGACCGGCCCATGCTGCA GTTCCTCCTGCACACCAGCTTCCTGTCCCCGCTGTTTGTACTGTGGCTCTGGACCAAGCCCATTGCACGGGACTTTCTGCACCAGGCGCCCCTTGGGAGCACGTCCTTCTGTCT GCTGTCGGACTCGGCCTTCGACTCGCTGCGCCTCTGGGTGCTGGTGGCGCTGTGCCTGCTACGGCTGGGGGTGACCCGGCCCCACCTGCAGGCCTACCTGTGCCTGGCCAAGGCCCGCGTGGAGCAGCTGAGGAGGGAGGCGGGCCGCATTGAGGCCCGCGAGATCCAGCGGCGG GTGGTGCGGGTGTACTGCTACGTGACGGTTGTGAGCCTGCAGTACCTAACGCCGCTCATCCTCACCCTCAACTGCACGCTACTGCTCAAGACGCTGG GCGGCTACTCCTGGGGCTTGGGCCCGGTCCCCTCGCTGTCCCCCACCCCGTCCTCAATCAGCGATGGCCTGGTCAGCCCCGAAGAGGACGAGGCCCAGCAGACGGCGGCCCTGATCGCcggggccctgggcagcctgcTCACACCCCTCTTCCTCCGAGGtgtcctctccttcctcatctgGTGGATCGCCGCCTGCCAACTGCTCTCCAGCCTCTTCGGCCTGTACTTCCACCAGCACTTGGTGGGCTCCTAG
- the TMEM161A gene encoding transmembrane protein 161A isoform X1 codes for MVLKLGREVQVAGCPWSAAGSDAAHCHPHAQAGASLLLCTLAALQWESLPVQAPFRGRASGPGGEAEAQRQEGAVSEPAALGERLPSRSGLEGTGPALPSSRWANGYSEEKPLSVPRDTPFQLETCPLTAVDALVLRFFLEYQWFVDFAVYSGGVYLFTEAYYYALGPAKETNIAVFWCLLTVAFSIKVFLTVTRLYFSAEEGGERSVCLTFAFLFLLLAMLVQVVQEETLELGLEPGLASMTQNLDPLLKTQGWDWTLPLAKLAIRVGLAVVGSMLGAFLTFPGLRLAQTHHDALTMSEDRPMLQFLLHTSFLSPLFVLWLWTKPIARDFLHQAPLGSTSFCLLSDSAFDSLRLWVLVALCLLRLGVTRPHLQAYLCLAKARVEQLRREAGRIEAREIQRRVVRVYCYVTVVSLQYLTPLILTLNCTLLLKTLGGYSWGLGPVPSLSPTPSSISDGLVSPEEDEAQQTAALIAGALGSLLTPLFLRGVLSFLIWWIAACQLLSSLFGLYFHQHLVGS; via the exons ATGGTTCTCAAGCTTGGCAGAGAGGTCCAGGTTGCAG GCTGTCCTTGGAGTGCAGCTGGTAGTGACGCTGCTCACTGCCACCCTCATGCACAGGCTGGCGCCTCACTGCTCCTTTGCACGCTGGCTGCTCTGCAATGGGAG TCTCTTCCGGTACAAGCACCCTTCCGAGGAAGAGCTTCGGGCCCTGGCGGGGAAGCAGAAGCCCAGAGGCAAGAAGGAGCGGTGAGTGAACCCGCAGCCTTAGGTGAGCGGCTCCCTTCCAGGAGTGGTCTCGAGGGCACagggcctgccctgccctcttccag GTGGGCCAATGGCTATAGTGAGGAGAAGCCGTTGTCTGTGCCCCGGGACACCCCCTTCCAGCTGGAGACCTGCCCCCTCACAGCCGTTGATGCCCTGG TCCTGCGCTTCTTCCTGGAGTACCAGTGGTTTGTGGACTTCGCCGTGTACTCGGGCGGCGTGTACCTCTTCACAGAGGCCTACTACTATGCGCTGGGCCCGGCCAAGGAGACCAACATCGCGGTGTTCTGGTGTCTGCTCACCGTCGCCTTCTCTAT CAAGGTGTTCCTGACGGTCACCCGACTGTACTTCAGTGCGGAGGAGGGGGGTGAGCGCTCCGTCTGCTTGACATTTGCCTTCCTCTTCCTACTCCTGGCCATGCTGGTGCAGGTGGTACAGGAGGAGACCCTCGAGCTCGGTCTGGAGCCAG gcctggccagtATGACCCAGAACTTGGATCCACTTCTGAAGACACAGGGCTGGGACTGGAC tcTTCCTCTGGCCAAGCTGGCCATCCGCGTGGGGCTGGCAGTGGTGGGCTCCATGCTGGGCGCCTTCCTCACCTTCCCAGGCCTGCGGCTGGCTCAGACGCACCATGATGCGCTGACCATGTCAGAAGACCGGCCCATGCTGCA GTTCCTCCTGCACACCAGCTTCCTGTCCCCGCTGTTTGTACTGTGGCTCTGGACCAAGCCCATTGCACGGGACTTTCTGCACCAGGCGCCCCTTGGGAGCACGTCCTTCTGTCT GCTGTCGGACTCGGCCTTCGACTCGCTGCGCCTCTGGGTGCTGGTGGCGCTGTGCCTGCTACGGCTGGGGGTGACCCGGCCCCACCTGCAGGCCTACCTGTGCCTGGCCAAGGCCCGCGTGGAGCAGCTGAGGAGGGAGGCGGGCCGCATTGAGGCCCGCGAGATCCAGCGGCGG GTGGTGCGGGTGTACTGCTACGTGACGGTTGTGAGCCTGCAGTACCTAACGCCGCTCATCCTCACCCTCAACTGCACGCTACTGCTCAAGACGCTGG GCGGCTACTCCTGGGGCTTGGGCCCGGTCCCCTCGCTGTCCCCCACCCCGTCCTCAATCAGCGATGGCCTGGTCAGCCCCGAAGAGGACGAGGCCCAGCAGACGGCGGCCCTGATCGCcggggccctgggcagcctgcTCACACCCCTCTTCCTCCGAGGtgtcctctccttcctcatctgGTGGATCGCCGCCTGCCAACTGCTCTCCAGCCTCTTCGGCCTGTACTTCCACCAGCACTTGGTGGGCTCCTAG
- the SLC25A42 gene encoding mitochondrial coenzyme A transporter SLC25A42 isoform X1: MGNGVKEGVVRLREDAESVLPSSVSSKSDHRQVLRSLLSGALAGALAKTAVAPLDRTKIIFQVSSKRFSAKEAFRLIYFTYLNEGFLSLWRGNSATMVRVVPYAAIQFSAHEEYKRILGRYYGFRGEALPPWPRLLAGALAGTTAASLTYPLDLVRARMAVTPKEMYSNIFHVFIRISREEGLKTLYHGFVPTVLGVIPYAGLSFFTYETLKSLHREYSGRQQPYPFERMIFGACAGLIGQSASYPLDVVRRRMQTAGVTGHQRTSIVRTMHTIVREEGVVRGLYKGLSMNWLKGPIAVGISFTTFDLMQILLRHLQS; encoded by the exons ATGGGTAATGGTGTGAAGGAAGGCGTGGTGCGTTTGCGTGAGGATGCTGAGTCCGTCCTGCCCTCATCTGTCTCTTCAAAG AGTGATCACAGGCAAGTTCTCCGCTCCCTCTTGTCCGGGGCCCTGGCTGGAGCTCTTGCCAAAACAGCAGTAGCTCCTCTGGACCGAACCAAAATCATTTTCCAAG tGTCCTCAAAAAGATTTTCTGCCAAG GAGGCCTTCCGGCTCATCTACTTCACCTACCTCAACGAAGGCTTCCTCAGCCTGTGGCGCGGAAACTCGGCCACCATGGTGCGCGTGGTGCCCTACGCAGCCATCCAGTTCAGCGCGCACGAGGAGTACAAGCGCATCCTGGGCCGTTACTACGGCTTCCGCGGAGA agccctgcctccctggccccgCCTCCTCGCCGGTGCACTGGCTGGAACCACAGCCGCTTCACTGACGTACCCCCTGGACCTGGTCAGAGCACGGATGGCCGTGACCCCAAAGGAAAT GTACAGCAACATCTTTCATGTCTTCATCCGCATCTCCCGAGAAGAGGGGCTGAAGACTCTATACCACGGCTTCGTTCCCACGGTCCTGGGGGTCATTCCCTACGCCGGCCTGAGCTTCTTCACCTACGAGACGCTCAAGAGCCTACACAGAG agtACAGCGGCCGCCAGCAGCCCTACCCCTTTGAGCGCATGATCTTCGGGGCCTGCGCCGGCCTTATTGGGCAGTCAGCTTCTTACCCACTGGATGTGGTGCGGCGGCGCATGCAGACAGCCGGCGTCACAGGCCACCAGCGCACCTCCATCGTGCGCACCATGCACACCATTGTGCGGGAGGAGGGTGTGGTGCGCGGCCTCTACAAGGGCCTGAGCATGAACTGGCTCAAGGGTCCCATCGCGGTGGGCATCAGCTTCACCACCTTCGACCTCATGCAGATCCTGCTGCGGCATCTGCAGAGCTAG
- the SLC25A42 gene encoding mitochondrial coenzyme A transporter SLC25A42 isoform X2, whose translation MGNGVKEGVVRLREDAESVLPSSVSSKSDHRQVLRSLLSGALAGALAKTAVAPLDRTKIIFQVSSKRFSAKEAFRLIYFTYLNEGFLSLWRGNSATMVRVVPYAAIQFSAHEEYKRILGRYYGFRGEALPPWPRLLAGALAGTTAASLTYPLDLVRARMAVTPKEMYSNIFHVFIRISREEGLKTLYHGFVPTVLGVIPYAGLSFFTYETLKSLHRAHCPGPLTGVTQPEADNGNLPVLAGRQGSQVSSRTQSRLPRVTCSLTPPAGLLPSLSHILTFIAASWSHLSGEPRALNPQDRVIFGGNLSKEK comes from the exons ATGGGTAATGGTGTGAAGGAAGGCGTGGTGCGTTTGCGTGAGGATGCTGAGTCCGTCCTGCCCTCATCTGTCTCTTCAAAG AGTGATCACAGGCAAGTTCTCCGCTCCCTCTTGTCCGGGGCCCTGGCTGGAGCTCTTGCCAAAACAGCAGTAGCTCCTCTGGACCGAACCAAAATCATTTTCCAAG tGTCCTCAAAAAGATTTTCTGCCAAG GAGGCCTTCCGGCTCATCTACTTCACCTACCTCAACGAAGGCTTCCTCAGCCTGTGGCGCGGAAACTCGGCCACCATGGTGCGCGTGGTGCCCTACGCAGCCATCCAGTTCAGCGCGCACGAGGAGTACAAGCGCATCCTGGGCCGTTACTACGGCTTCCGCGGAGA agccctgcctccctggccccgCCTCCTCGCCGGTGCACTGGCTGGAACCACAGCCGCTTCACTGACGTACCCCCTGGACCTGGTCAGAGCACGGATGGCCGTGACCCCAAAGGAAAT GTACAGCAACATCTTTCATGTCTTCATCCGCATCTCCCGAGAAGAGGGGCTGAAGACTCTATACCACGGCTTCGTTCCCACGGTCCTGGGGGTCATTCCCTACGCCGGCCTGAGCTTCTTCACCTACGAGACGCTCAAGAGCCTACACAGAG CCCATTGTCCAGGACCACTTACAGGGGTCACCCAGCCAGAGGCGGACAATGGGAACCTCCCTGTGCTcgcaggcaggcagggcagccag GTCTCCAGCAGGACCCAGTCTAGATTGCCTAGAGTCACCTGCTCATTGACGCCCCCTGCagggctccttccctccctgtctcaCATCCTCACCTTCATCGCTGCTTCCTGGAGTCACCTCTCAGGTGAGCCAAGGGCCCTGAATCCTCAAGATAGGGTCATCTTTGGGGGGAATCTAtccaaagagaaatag